The proteins below are encoded in one region of Terriglobales bacterium:
- the pgeF gene encoding peptidoglycan editing factor PgeF: MAQVPELKSKTGPVVLTIPGLERLPWLAHGFSTRLAGFSQVYGGRSLNLGFTHDDTREAVERNRAAFLGAIGARGWPMVTARQVHSDIVLRVEGPPAVPLTGDALVTHARGLVLAVKTADCVPILLVDAKKKAVAAIHAGWRGMVKRIVEKTVGVLRREYGSQPGTLHAAIGPGIAACCYAVGDEVREAFDSQFAYAAQLFHEVMAHHEVRERYPLLFLTARAPGHHPLGRKLHLDMAMAAQRQLLDAGVPHKQIFATGKCTSCHNDLLFSHRREKGITGRQVGAIGIRP; this comes from the coding sequence ATGGCGCAAGTGCCTGAGCTCAAGAGCAAGACCGGTCCCGTCGTCCTCACCATCCCCGGCCTCGAGCGGCTGCCCTGGCTGGCGCACGGCTTCAGCACCCGCCTGGCGGGATTCTCCCAGGTCTATGGAGGGCGGTCGCTGAACCTCGGATTCACGCATGACGATACGCGCGAGGCGGTGGAACGCAATCGCGCCGCCTTCCTGGGCGCGATCGGGGCCAGGGGCTGGCCCATGGTCACGGCCCGCCAGGTCCACTCCGACATCGTGCTCCGGGTGGAAGGACCTCCGGCGGTCCCGCTGACCGGGGACGCGCTGGTCACGCATGCGCGCGGCCTGGTGCTGGCGGTCAAGACCGCCGATTGCGTCCCCATCCTGCTGGTGGATGCGAAGAAGAAAGCGGTAGCCGCCATCCATGCCGGCTGGCGGGGGATGGTGAAACGCATCGTGGAGAAGACCGTGGGTGTGTTGCGACGCGAGTACGGAAGCCAGCCGGGCACGCTGCACGCCGCCATCGGGCCCGGCATCGCCGCCTGCTGCTACGCCGTGGGGGACGAGGTGCGCGAGGCCTTCGATTCCCAGTTCGCCTACGCCGCCCAGCTCTTCCACGAGGTGATGGCCCACCACGAAGTCAGGGAGCGTTACCCCCTGCTGTTCCTGACGGCGCGCGCCCCCGGGCATCACCCGCTCGGCCGCAAGCTGCATCTCGACATGGCGATGGCCGCGCAGCGGCAATTGCTCGACGCCGGCGTGCCCCACAAGCAGATCTTCGCCACCGGCAAGTGCACCTCCTGCCACAACGACCTGTTGTTCTCCCACCGCAGAGAAAAGGGGATCACCGGCCGGCAGGTGGGAGCGATCGGCATTCGTCCGTGA
- a CDS encoding PP2C family protein-serine/threonine phosphatase — ARSNSPPTGHFSRLGPIFTGSLGAVGTGKAQKDVESPAAAEKAKAARKGYISAFGEAVARLTSAPSGEEVLSSIPTILVAEFGAARGELWLWDESSGSAYLTHAAGLNASHRKDYRNPGQGIIGGTLQSRQMSENAELTAAGSDMAEFAALTKLAYLSAYPLLAKGRMFGILVAYTQNSANDTQLEWWQLYAEISSVAAQDALASQESQKTITQLSLLFEATRLLNSTLDLAELLDLILRIARTEVKADRGTVFLVDTKHKQLWSIVASGLDHQEIRVPIGKAVAGKVAESGVPINVEDAYSLDFFDRSFDQKFGYKTRSLLCLPIRHHTGDIVGVIQLLNKVNASRFSNDDQEFLSKLSGHMAMALENARLHREVVEKQRLEKELALARGIQRSLLPDAPPIVPGYDIAVINEPCYEVGGDYYDFLHLGPQSLLLVVADVEGKGVSSALVMSNLQATLRALVMHLHSLEVLTLSLNEMICNDTKSQKFLSMFLGLVDTRRNGLHYINAGHVPPILIDGETGKFQTLEEGGTVIGLFLATEYQRGSAKLKAGDLLVCCTDGILEANNEADDEFGTERLAASVYQHRHKPAQELVDSVLADVNVFSSNGTHVDDKVLMVLKVTGSGAIAGASAGARKHESHRRA; from the coding sequence TCCGCCTTTGGCGAGGCGGTGGCGCGCCTGACCTCGGCGCCTTCGGGCGAGGAAGTGCTGAGCAGCATTCCCACCATCCTGGTGGCCGAGTTCGGCGCCGCCCGCGGCGAACTGTGGCTGTGGGACGAGTCCTCCGGCTCCGCCTACCTGACCCACGCCGCCGGCCTGAACGCGAGCCACCGCAAGGACTACCGCAATCCCGGACAAGGCATCATCGGGGGGACACTCCAGTCCCGGCAGATGAGCGAGAACGCCGAACTGACTGCCGCCGGCTCCGACATGGCCGAGTTCGCCGCGCTGACCAAGCTGGCTTACCTTTCCGCCTACCCGCTGCTGGCGAAGGGGCGGATGTTCGGGATCCTGGTGGCATACACCCAGAATTCGGCCAACGACACCCAGCTGGAGTGGTGGCAGCTCTATGCCGAGATCAGCAGCGTGGCCGCGCAGGACGCGCTGGCGTCGCAGGAGAGCCAGAAGACCATCACCCAGCTCTCCCTGCTGTTCGAAGCCACCCGGCTTCTGAATTCGACCCTCGACCTGGCCGAGCTGCTCGACCTCATCCTCAGGATCGCGCGCACCGAGGTGAAAGCCGACCGCGGCACCGTCTTCCTGGTGGACACCAAACACAAGCAGCTCTGGTCCATCGTGGCCAGCGGGCTCGACCACCAGGAGATCCGCGTCCCCATCGGCAAGGCCGTCGCCGGCAAGGTGGCCGAGAGCGGAGTGCCGATCAACGTCGAAGACGCCTACAGCCTGGACTTTTTCGACCGCAGCTTCGACCAGAAGTTCGGATACAAGACCAGGTCGCTGCTGTGCCTTCCCATCCGCCACCACACCGGCGACATCGTCGGCGTCATCCAGCTCTTAAATAAGGTCAACGCCTCGCGGTTCTCGAATGACGACCAGGAGTTCCTCTCCAAGCTCTCCGGGCACATGGCGATGGCGCTGGAGAATGCGCGTCTCCACCGCGAAGTGGTGGAGAAGCAGCGGCTGGAGAAGGAACTGGCCCTGGCCCGGGGCATCCAGCGCTCCTTGCTGCCGGACGCTCCCCCGATCGTGCCCGGCTACGACATCGCGGTCATCAACGAGCCCTGCTACGAGGTCGGCGGCGACTATTACGACTTCTTGCACCTCGGGCCTCAGTCCTTGCTGCTGGTGGTGGCCGACGTGGAGGGCAAGGGGGTCTCTTCGGCGCTGGTGATGTCGAACCTGCAGGCCACCCTGCGCGCGCTGGTCATGCACCTGCATTCCCTCGAGGTGCTCACGCTCTCACTGAACGAGATGATCTGCAACGACACCAAGTCCCAGAAATTCCTCTCCATGTTCCTGGGGCTGGTGGACACGCGGCGCAACGGCCTGCACTACATCAACGCCGGCCACGTCCCGCCCATCCTGATCGACGGCGAGACCGGCAAGTTCCAGACGCTGGAGGAGGGCGGCACGGTCATCGGCCTCTTCCTGGCCACCGAGTACCAGCGGGGCTCGGCCAAGCTCAAGGCGGGCGACCTGCTGGTGTGCTGCACCGACGGCATCCTGGAGGCCAACAACGAGGCCGACGACGAGTTTGGCACCGAGCGCCTGGCCGCCTCCGTCTATCAGCACCGCCACAAGCCCGCCCAGGAGCTGGTGGACTCGGTGCTGGCCGACGTCAACGTCTTCTCCAGCAATGGCACCCACGTCGATGACAAGGTGCTGATGGTGCTGAAGGTGACGGGCTCGGGTGCGATCGCCGGCGCCAGTGCCGGCGCCAGGAAGCACGAGAGCCACCGGCGCGCGTAG